One Cellulosimicrobium protaetiae genomic region harbors:
- a CDS encoding VOC family protein, with amino-acid sequence MAHGDITHIDIPVSDSGRATQFYGALFGWQIAEIPGFEGYPMWRAPNQISGGGLAPRSEGFTTPRSYVEVDSIEDTLAKVRELGGSVILEKSEISPTSWWAAFEDADGNQIGLYEGTTDAG; translated from the coding sequence ATGGCGCACGGAGACATCACGCACATCGACATCCCGGTGAGCGACAGCGGCCGGGCCACGCAGTTCTACGGCGCGCTCTTCGGCTGGCAGATCGCGGAGATCCCGGGCTTCGAGGGCTACCCCATGTGGCGCGCCCCGAACCAGATCAGCGGCGGCGGGCTCGCGCCGCGGTCGGAGGGGTTCACGACCCCGCGCAGCTACGTCGAGGTCGACTCGATCGAGGACACGCTCGCGAAGGTCCGCGAGCTCGGGGGCAGCGTGATCCTGGAGAAGTCCGAGATCAGCCCGACGTCCTGGTGGGCGGCGTTCGAGGACGCCGACGGGAACCAGATCGGCCTCTACGAGGGCACGACGGACGCGGGCTGA
- the cofE gene encoding coenzyme F420-0:L-glutamate ligase, with the protein MTVWAPSGLGEVRPGDDLAALVGDLLAGGAPGDALAEGDVVVVTSKVVSKAEGRVVAAADREQAITDETVRVVATRERPGQPPLRIVENRLGLVMAAAGVDASNTPDGTVLLLPLDPDVSARALRATLRARFGLTRLGVVVTDTAGRAWRDGLVDVAIGAAGIVVVEDLRGGVDAHGRPLTVTVTAVADEVASASELVRGKSAGRPVAVVRGLARYVGDDDGPGARSLVRASADDLFREGSAEAYQGGYRDGFGEGFREGSGNEPVPVD; encoded by the coding sequence CTGACCGTGTGGGCGCCGTCGGGCCTGGGCGAGGTACGCCCGGGCGACGACCTCGCCGCTCTCGTCGGCGACCTGCTCGCCGGCGGGGCGCCGGGTGACGCGCTCGCCGAGGGCGACGTCGTCGTCGTGACGAGCAAGGTCGTGTCCAAGGCGGAGGGCCGCGTGGTCGCCGCCGCCGACCGCGAGCAGGCGATCACGGACGAGACGGTGCGCGTCGTCGCGACGCGCGAGCGCCCGGGGCAGCCTCCGCTGCGCATCGTCGAGAACCGCCTCGGCCTCGTCATGGCCGCCGCGGGGGTCGACGCGTCCAACACGCCCGACGGCACCGTGCTGCTCCTGCCGCTCGACCCCGACGTGTCGGCGCGGGCGCTGCGGGCCACGCTGCGCGCACGGTTCGGACTGACCCGCCTCGGTGTCGTCGTCACGGACACCGCGGGTCGCGCGTGGCGCGACGGGCTGGTCGACGTCGCGATCGGCGCGGCGGGGATCGTCGTCGTCGAGGACCTGCGCGGCGGCGTGGACGCGCACGGCCGGCCCCTCACCGTGACGGTGACGGCCGTCGCGGACGAGGTGGCCTCCGCGAGCGAGCTCGTGCGCGGCAAGTCGGCGGGCCGGCCCGTCGCCGTCGTGCGCGGCCTCGCGCGGTACGTGGGCGACGACGACGGCCCGGGGGCGCGCTCGCTCGTCCGCGCGTCGGCTGACGACCTGTTCCGCGAGGGCAGCGCCGAGGCCTACCAGGGCGGGTACCGCGACGGGTTCGGCGAGGGCTTCCGTGAGGGGTCGGGCAACGAGCCGGTCCCCGTCGACTGA
- a CDS encoding TIGR03557 family F420-dependent LLM class oxidoreductase, with amino-acid sequence MGLTIGYAAMLEQFHPTEAVALSAYAEEHGFSGTMAADHFQPWVPAQGESSFVWNVLTALGERTTGDLGPGVTAPTFRWHPAMVAQASATLAAMYPGRHWLGLGSGEALNEHVVAGYWPEAPERINRMFEAIDVIKKLFQSGLDNKDVKHSGQFYKMESTRLWTMPEVAPEILVATAGPVTAKRAGRHADGLITVGAPLEKISMLFGKFDDGVRESGRDPQAMPKVLQLHLSWAATDEEALANAMTEWPNGGMKFPKADIRSPHDFEQMAKLVRPEDFEGRMVISADPDEHRAYIQKFVDLGFDRIYLHNVGRNQREWIEVFGREVLPKLAR; translated from the coding sequence ATGGGTCTGACGATCGGCTACGCCGCCATGCTGGAGCAGTTCCACCCGACCGAGGCCGTCGCGCTCTCGGCCTACGCGGAGGAGCACGGCTTCTCCGGGACCATGGCGGCGGACCACTTCCAGCCGTGGGTCCCGGCGCAGGGCGAGTCGTCGTTCGTGTGGAACGTGCTCACCGCGCTCGGCGAGCGCACGACCGGAGACCTCGGCCCGGGCGTCACGGCGCCCACGTTCCGCTGGCACCCGGCGATGGTCGCGCAGGCCTCGGCGACGCTCGCCGCGATGTACCCCGGTCGGCACTGGCTCGGCCTGGGCTCGGGCGAGGCGCTCAACGAGCACGTCGTCGCGGGCTACTGGCCGGAGGCGCCCGAGCGCATCAACCGCATGTTCGAGGCGATCGACGTCATCAAGAAGCTGTTCCAGTCCGGGCTCGACAACAAGGACGTCAAGCACTCCGGGCAGTTCTACAAGATGGAGTCCACGCGGCTGTGGACCATGCCCGAGGTCGCGCCGGAGATCCTCGTCGCGACGGCGGGGCCGGTGACGGCCAAGCGCGCCGGCCGGCACGCGGACGGCCTCATCACGGTCGGCGCGCCGCTGGAGAAGATCTCCATGCTGTTCGGCAAGTTCGACGACGGCGTCCGCGAGTCCGGCCGTGACCCGCAGGCCATGCCCAAGGTGCTCCAGCTCCACCTGTCCTGGGCCGCGACCGACGAGGAGGCGCTCGCGAACGCGATGACCGAGTGGCCCAACGGCGGCATGAAGTTCCCCAAGGCCGACATCCGCTCGCCCCACGACTTCGAGCAGATGGCCAAGCTCGTGCGCCCCGAGGACTTCGAGGGCCGCATGGTGATCTCCGCCGACCCCGACGAGCACCGCGCGTACATCCAGAAGTTCGTCGATCTGGGCTTCGACCGGATCTACCTCCACAACGTGGGCCGCAACCAGCGGGAGTGGATCGAGGTCTTCGGCCGCGAGGTCCTGCCGAAGCTGGCGCGGTGA